A DNA window from Brenneria izadpanahii contains the following coding sequences:
- the metF gene encoding methylenetetrahydrofolate reductase, giving the protein MSFFHANQRESLNQSLAELQGQINVSFEFFPPRTSEMEETLWNSIDRLSKLKPKFVSVTYGANSGERDRTHSIIKTIKERTGLEAAPHLTCIDASREQLREIAQDYWQSGIRHIVALRGDLPEGGGKPEMYAADLVALLKEVGDFDISVAAYPEVHPEAKSAQADLINLKRKIDAGANRAITQFFFDVESYLRFRDRCVSTGIDVEIVPGILPVSNFKQLQRFATMTNVRVPNWMTSMFDGLDDDPETRKMVGASIAMDMVKILSREGVKDFHFYTLNRADLSYAICHTLGVRPTVA; this is encoded by the coding sequence ATGAGTTTTTTTCACGCAAATCAGCGGGAATCGCTGAATCAAAGTCTGGCGGAATTACAGGGACAGATTAATGTGTCATTTGAGTTTTTTCCGCCGCGTACCAGCGAAATGGAAGAAACGCTCTGGAATTCCATTGACCGCCTGAGCAAACTCAAACCGAAGTTTGTTTCCGTTACCTACGGTGCGAATTCCGGCGAACGCGACCGCACCCACAGCATTATCAAAACGATTAAAGAACGGACCGGCCTGGAAGCGGCGCCGCATCTTACCTGCATCGACGCCTCCCGCGAGCAGCTACGCGAGATCGCGCAGGATTACTGGCAAAGCGGCATTCGCCACATTGTGGCGTTGCGCGGCGATTTACCCGAAGGCGGCGGTAAACCGGAAATGTATGCCGCCGATTTGGTCGCTTTGCTAAAAGAAGTCGGGGATTTTGATATTTCCGTCGCGGCCTACCCCGAGGTACACCCCGAAGCAAAAAGCGCTCAGGCCGACCTGATTAATCTGAAGCGTAAAATTGACGCCGGCGCAAATCGGGCGATCACCCAGTTCTTTTTTGACGTGGAAAGCTATCTTCGTTTTCGCGACCGCTGCGTTTCTACCGGCATTGATGTTGAGATAGTGCCGGGCATTCTGCCGGTTTCCAACTTCAAACAGTTACAGCGTTTCGCCACCATGACCAACGTTCGTGTGCCAAACTGGATGACCTCAATGTTTGACGGGCTGGATGACGATCCTGAGACCCGTAAAATGGTCGGTGCGTCTATCGCCATGGATATGGTGAAAATCCTCAGCCGGGAAGGCGTGAAAGATTTCCATTTCTACACCCTCAACCGCGCCGATCTGAGCTACGCGATTTGCCATACCCTGGGTGTGCGTCCGACCGTTGCCTGA
- a CDS encoding bifunctional aspartate kinase/homoserine dehydrogenase II — protein MSASGVAGTVTGRQLHKFGGSSLADVKCYQRVAGIMAEHSQPGDLMVVSAAGGTTNHLISWLRLSQSDRLSAHQVQQALRRYQSDLIVGLLPPEVAEPLTAQFIRDLERLAALLDGKIDDAVYAEVVGHGEIWSARLMAALLNQMDIQASWLDARDFLRAERAAQPQVDESRSRPLLQQFLAKYPGQRLVVTGFICRNEAGEAVLLGRNGSDYSATQIGALAGVERVTIWSDVAGVYSADPRKVKDACLLPLLRLDEASELARLAAPVLHTRTLQPVSGSDIDLQLRCSYQPEQGSTRIERVLASGTGAKIVTSHDDVCLIEIQAPSEHDFPQIQKDVEQLLNRSQVKPLATGIHHDRNLLQLCYTTEVVDSAWQLLNQAGLSAQLTLREGLALVAMVGAGVCNNPLHSHRFYQQLKDQPTEFIWQSEDGISLVAVLRVGPTEHLVRGLHHSLFRAEKRIGLVLFGKGNIGSRWLELFAREQSHISARTGFEFVLAGVVDSTRSLLNYDGLDVSRVLAFFDSEAQERDGEDLFLWMRSHPYDDLVVLDVTASESVADLYLDFASYGFHVISANKLAGASGGDNYRQIRDAFAKTGRHWLYNATVGAGLPVNFAVRDLRESGDSILAISGIFSGTLSWLFLQFDGSVPFMDLVDQACQQGLTEPDPRVDLSGQDVMRKLVILAREAGYEIEPSQVRVESLVPAGCEEGSVDQFFENGESLNEQMLQRLEAAQEMGMVLRHVARFDANGKARVGVEAVRPDHPLASLLPGDNVFSIESRWYRDNSLVIRGPGAGRDVTAGAIQSDLNRLAQLL, from the coding sequence ATGAGTGCATCAGGAGTAGCGGGAACGGTAACCGGCCGGCAACTGCATAAATTTGGCGGCAGCAGCCTGGCCGATGTGAAGTGTTATCAGCGCGTTGCCGGCATTATGGCCGAGCACAGCCAGCCGGGCGATTTAATGGTGGTTTCGGCGGCCGGCGGCACGACTAACCACCTGATTAGCTGGTTAAGACTGAGCCAAAGCGATCGTCTTTCCGCGCATCAGGTTCAGCAGGCGTTGCGCCGTTATCAGAGCGATCTGATTGTCGGGCTATTACCTCCAGAAGTGGCCGAACCGCTGACGGCGCAGTTTATTCGCGATCTGGAGCGTTTAGCCGCACTCCTGGACGGTAAGATCGATGACGCCGTGTATGCCGAAGTGGTCGGTCACGGAGAGATCTGGTCGGCTCGTCTGATGGCCGCGCTGCTTAACCAGATGGATATTCAGGCTTCCTGGCTGGACGCGCGCGATTTTCTGCGCGCTGAGCGGGCCGCGCAGCCACAGGTGGATGAAAGCCGTTCCAGACCGCTGCTGCAACAGTTTTTGGCAAAATACCCAGGGCAGCGCTTGGTCGTCACCGGGTTTATCTGCCGCAACGAAGCGGGTGAAGCGGTGCTGCTGGGACGCAACGGCAGCGACTATTCCGCTACCCAGATCGGCGCGCTGGCCGGCGTTGAAAGAGTGACCATCTGGAGCGATGTCGCCGGGGTCTACAGCGCGGATCCGCGCAAAGTCAAGGATGCCTGTCTGCTGCCGCTGCTGCGGTTGGATGAAGCGAGCGAACTGGCGCGGCTGGCCGCGCCGGTGCTGCATACCCGTACCTTACAGCCAGTATCCGGCAGCGATATCGATCTGCAATTGCGTTGCAGCTATCAGCCAGAGCAAGGTTCTACGCGTATTGAACGCGTGCTGGCGTCGGGTACGGGCGCAAAAATCGTCACCAGCCACGACGATGTTTGTCTGATTGAAATTCAGGCGCCATCGGAACACGATTTCCCGCAGATCCAAAAAGATGTTGAACAGTTACTGAATCGCTCGCAAGTGAAACCGCTGGCGACGGGGATCCATCACGATCGCAATCTACTGCAACTGTGTTACACCACGGAAGTGGTCGACAGCGCCTGGCAATTGCTGAATCAGGCCGGATTGTCCGCGCAGTTAACCCTGCGCGAAGGTTTGGCGCTGGTGGCGATGGTGGGCGCGGGCGTCTGCAATAATCCGTTGCATAGCCACCGTTTTTACCAGCAGTTGAAAGATCAGCCGACGGAGTTCATCTGGCAGTCGGAAGACGGCATCAGCCTAGTGGCGGTATTGCGGGTCGGGCCGACGGAACATCTGGTGCGCGGGCTGCATCATTCATTATTCCGTGCGGAAAAACGCATTGGTCTGGTGTTGTTTGGTAAAGGAAATATCGGATCCCGCTGGCTGGAGCTGTTCGCCCGCGAGCAGTCGCATATTTCCGCCCGTACCGGGTTTGAGTTTGTTCTCGCCGGCGTGGTGGACAGTACCCGCAGTTTGCTGAACTATGACGGTCTGGACGTCAGCCGGGTATTGGCGTTTTTCGACAGCGAAGCGCAGGAGCGGGATGGCGAAGATCTGTTTCTGTGGATGCGTTCCCATCCCTATGATGATTTAGTGGTGCTGGATGTGACGGCCAGCGAGTCGGTCGCTGATTTATACCTCGATTTCGCCAGTTATGGTTTCCACGTCATCAGCGCGAATAAACTGGCGGGCGCGTCCGGCGGCGATAATTATCGTCAGATTCGCGACGCTTTCGCCAAAACCGGCCGCCACTGGTTATATAACGCCACTGTCGGCGCGGGTCTGCCGGTGAACTTTGCCGTGCGGGATCTGCGGGAAAGCGGCGACAGCATTCTGGCGATCAGCGGTATTTTTTCGGGAACGCTGTCGTGGCTGTTCCTCCAGTTTGATGGTTCGGTACCCTTTATGGATTTGGTGGATCAGGCTTGCCAGCAAGGGTTGACCGAGCCGGATCCGCGCGTTGATTTGTCCGGGCAGGATGTGATGCGCAAGCTGGTTATTCTGGCGCGTGAAGCCGGGTATGAGATTGAGCCCAGTCAGGTGCGGGTTGAATCGCTGGTGCCGGCGGGGTGTGAAGAAGGCTCGGTCGATCAGTTCTTTGAGAATGGCGAATCGCTGAACGAACAGATGCTGCAACGGCTGGAGGCCGCTCAGGAAATGGGGATGGTTCTGCGCCATGTCGCTCGTTTTGATGCTAATGGCAAGGCTCGCGTTGGCGTTGAGGCGGTCAGACCCGATCATCCTCTGGCCTCGCTGCTGCCGGGCGATAATGTATTTTCGATAGAAAGCCGCTGGTATCGGGATAACTCTCTGGTGATCCGCGGACCGGGCGCCGGGCGAGATGTCACGGCCGGGGCGATTCAGTCGGATTTAAACCGTCTGGCGCAGCTGCTTTGA
- the metB gene encoding cystathionine gamma-synthase has product MTRKQATIAVRSGLNNDEQYGCVVPPIHLSSTYNFTGFNQPRAHDYSRRGNPSRDVVQRALAELEGGAGAVMTSSGMSAIMLVCTVFLRPGDLLVAPHDCYGGSYRLFDSLSKRGAFRVKFVDQGDETALKTALEEKPKLVLIESPSNPLLRVVDIAAICQAAREAGAISVVDNTFLSPALQQPLALGADLVLHSCTKYLNGHSDVVAGAVIARDPETATDLAWWANNIGVTGGAFDSYLLLRGLRTLSPRMAAAQRNALQLVEYLQQQPLVKKLYHPSLPQNPGHDIARRQQSGFGAMLSFELDGDEETLRRFLASLELFTLAESLGGVESLISHAATMTHAGMAPEARAAAGISETLLRVSTGIEDGDDLVADLDRAFQAAAKG; this is encoded by the coding sequence ATGACGCGTAAACAGGCAACGATCGCAGTTCGCAGCGGGTTAAACAATGACGAGCAGTATGGCTGCGTTGTTCCCCCCATTCATCTTTCCAGTACTTATAATTTTACCGGATTCAATCAGCCAAGAGCCCATGACTACTCCCGCCGGGGTAATCCAAGCCGCGATGTCGTGCAGCGGGCGCTGGCCGAACTGGAAGGTGGCGCGGGGGCGGTCATGACTAGCAGCGGCATGTCCGCCATTATGCTGGTGTGCACCGTTTTTCTGCGTCCCGGCGATCTGCTGGTCGCGCCTCATGATTGCTATGGCGGCAGTTACCGTCTGTTCGATAGCTTAAGCAAACGCGGGGCGTTTCGCGTCAAGTTCGTCGATCAGGGGGATGAAACCGCGCTTAAAACGGCGTTGGAAGAGAAACCCAAACTGGTTCTGATTGAAAGTCCCAGTAATCCGTTGCTGCGCGTGGTGGATATCGCGGCCATCTGTCAGGCGGCGAGAGAAGCCGGGGCGATCAGCGTGGTGGATAACACCTTCCTCAGCCCGGCATTGCAGCAACCGCTGGCGTTGGGCGCGGATCTGGTGCTTCATTCCTGTACCAAATACCTGAACGGTCACTCCGATGTGGTCGCCGGGGCGGTAATTGCGCGCGATCCGGAAACGGCGACCGACCTTGCCTGGTGGGCGAACAATATCGGCGTAACCGGCGGCGCCTTCGACAGTTATCTGCTGCTGCGCGGTTTGCGTACCCTGTCTCCGCGTATGGCCGCAGCGCAGCGAAATGCGCTACAGTTGGTGGAGTATTTACAGCAACAGCCGCTGGTGAAAAAATTGTATCATCCTTCGCTGCCGCAAAATCCCGGTCATGATATCGCCCGTCGCCAACAATCCGGGTTTGGGGCGATGCTGAGTTTTGAGCTGGACGGCGACGAAGAGACCTTGCGCCGTTTTCTGGCGTCGTTGGAGCTGTTTACGCTGGCGGAATCGCTGGGCGGGGTGGAAAGCCTGATTTCCCATGCGGCGACGATGACGCATGCGGGGATGGCGCCGGAAGCGCGTGCGGCTGCCGGGATTTCAGAAACCTTGTTACGTGTATCAACCGGGATTGAAGACGGCGACGATCTGGTTGCCGATCTGGATCGTGCATTTCAGGCTGCGGCGAAGGGGTAA
- the metJ gene encoding met regulon transcriptional regulator MetJ, which yields MAEWNGEYVSPYAEHGKKSEQVKKITVSIPLKVLKILTDERTRRQVNNLRHATNSELLCEAFLHAFTGQPLPNDEDLRKERSDEIPEAAKIIMREMGIDPDTWEY from the coding sequence ATGGCTGAGTGGAACGGCGAATATGTCAGCCCTTACGCTGAACACGGTAAAAAGAGCGAACAGGTTAAAAAAATAACCGTCTCTATTCCTCTTAAGGTATTGAAAATATTAACCGATGAGCGAACCCGGCGTCAGGTAAACAACCTGCGTCATGCAACAAACAGTGAGCTGCTGTGTGAAGCGTTTTTGCATGCCTTCACCGGACAGCCGCTGCCAAACGATGAAGACTTACGTAAAGAACGCAGCGATGAAATTCCCGAAGCCGCCAAAATCATCATGCGGGAGATGGGTATCGATCCTGATACTTGGGAATACTGA
- the rpmE gene encoding 50S ribosomal protein L31 yields MKQGIHPNYVEVTATCSCGNVIKTHSTVGHDLNLDVCSACHPFYTGKQRVVDTGGRVERFNKRFSVPGAKK; encoded by the coding sequence ATGAAACAAGGTATTCACCCGAATTATGTTGAAGTTACTGCAACTTGCTCTTGCGGTAATGTTATCAAAACCCACTCTACCGTGGGCCACGACCTGAACCTGGACGTGTGCAGCGCTTGCCACCCGTTCTACACGGGTAAACAGCGTGTTGTTGATACCGGCGGTCGTGTTGAGCGCTTCAACAAGCGTTTCAGCGTACCGGGCGCTAAAAAATAA
- the priA gene encoding primosomal protein N', which produces MSVAQVAFPVPLARTFDYLLPAGVAPQTGVRVSVSFGNRKAVGIIAAISESSELPVEQLKPIHAILDDRPLFPPSLWRILMWAVEYYHYPIGEVLFHALPILLRQGKPAHRAPLWQWFATEQGKATPLDSLKRAPKQQQALAALLQAPLYRHQVSETGLTETALQSLRKKGLCDLKAAEQAVRDWREDFSIAGDRLRLNTEQATAVGAIRSEDQHFAAWLLAGITGSGKTEVYLSVLENVLAEGKQALVLVPEIGLTPQTIARFRERFNAPVEVLHSGLNDSERLAVWLRARSGEAAIVIGTRSALFTPFARLGLIVIDEEHDGSYKQQDGWRYHARDLAVFRAREEDIPIVLGTATPALETLYNVQIGKYRQLTLSKRPGNARLASQHLLDLKGQPLTAGLSQPLITRIRHHLSQDNQVILFLNRRGFAPVVMCHECGWIAECPRCDHYYTLHQQQHILSCHHCDSHRPVPDQCPQCGSTNLVPVGMGTERLEQVLAPLFPNIPITRIDRDTTSRKGALEQQLSQVRQGGARILIGTQMLAKGHHFPNVTLVALLDVDSSLFSADFRAAERFAQLYTQVSGRAGRAGKAGEVVLQTHHPEHPLLQILLQQGYDAFARQTLKERQSVFLPPYTSHILFRADDHDNQQAALFLQQLKNLLESSPLRDESLWLLGPVPALQPKRAGRFRWQLLLQHPSRALLQRLIRTSIPLIGTLPQSRKVKWVLDVDPTDS; this is translated from the coding sequence ATGTCTGTCGCTCAGGTCGCATTTCCCGTGCCGTTGGCACGTACGTTCGATTATTTACTGCCTGCGGGCGTCGCCCCTCAGACCGGCGTGCGGGTTAGCGTATCTTTTGGCAACCGCAAGGCCGTCGGCATTATCGCCGCTATCAGCGAATCCAGCGAATTGCCCGTCGAACAGCTAAAACCGATACACGCCATACTTGACGACAGGCCGTTATTTCCGCCCAGCCTGTGGCGAATCTTAATGTGGGCGGTGGAATACTATCACTATCCCATCGGCGAGGTGCTGTTCCATGCCCTGCCAATACTCCTGCGCCAGGGAAAGCCGGCGCACCGCGCGCCGCTTTGGCAATGGTTCGCCACCGAACAGGGTAAGGCCACGCCGCTGGACTCGCTGAAACGCGCCCCCAAGCAGCAACAGGCGCTGGCGGCGTTACTTCAGGCTCCGCTTTATCGCCATCAGGTCAGCGAAACCGGGCTGACGGAAACCGCGCTGCAATCCTTGCGTAAAAAGGGGCTGTGCGATTTAAAAGCCGCCGAGCAAGCCGTCCGCGACTGGCGTGAAGATTTCAGCATTGCGGGCGATCGCCTGCGGTTAAATACCGAACAGGCCACCGCCGTCGGCGCGATTCGCAGCGAAGATCAACATTTCGCTGCCTGGCTGCTGGCCGGGATCACCGGGTCGGGGAAAACCGAGGTTTACCTCAGCGTATTAGAAAACGTGCTGGCCGAGGGAAAACAGGCGTTGGTTCTGGTGCCGGAGATCGGGCTGACGCCGCAGACCATCGCGCGCTTTCGCGAGCGCTTCAACGCCCCGGTCGAAGTGCTGCATTCAGGCCTGAATGACAGCGAGCGGCTTGCCGTCTGGCTCCGCGCCCGCAGCGGCGAGGCGGCTATCGTCATCGGCACCCGTTCGGCGTTGTTTACGCCATTTGCCCGCCTGGGGTTGATCGTCATCGATGAAGAACACGATGGTTCTTACAAGCAACAGGACGGCTGGCGTTATCATGCGCGCGATCTGGCGGTGTTTCGCGCCAGGGAAGAGGATATCCCGATCGTTCTAGGCACGGCGACGCCGGCGCTGGAAACGCTGTACAACGTACAGATCGGTAAATACCGGCAGTTAACTCTCAGCAAACGTCCCGGAAACGCCCGATTAGCCAGCCAGCATCTTTTGGACTTAAAGGGACAACCGCTTACCGCCGGACTGTCGCAACCGTTGATTACCCGCATCCGCCACCACCTGTCTCAGGACAATCAGGTCATTTTATTCCTCAACCGTCGCGGTTTCGCCCCGGTGGTGATGTGTCACGAGTGCGGCTGGATTGCAGAATGCCCGCGCTGCGATCACTATTATACGCTGCATCAGCAACAGCACATATTGAGCTGTCATCACTGCGATAGCCACCGTCCGGTGCCGGATCAGTGTCCACAGTGCGGCTCAACCAATCTGGTTCCGGTCGGAATGGGAACCGAACGACTGGAACAGGTGCTGGCGCCGCTGTTCCCAAACATACCGATAACCCGTATCGACCGCGACACCACCAGCCGCAAAGGGGCGCTCGAACAGCAGCTATCCCAAGTGAGACAGGGCGGCGCCCGCATTCTGATCGGCACCCAAATGCTGGCGAAAGGCCACCATTTTCCCAATGTGACGCTGGTCGCGCTGCTGGATGTCGACAGTTCGCTGTTTTCCGCCGACTTTCGCGCCGCCGAACGGTTCGCCCAGCTTTATACGCAGGTGTCGGGACGCGCCGGACGCGCCGGCAAAGCGGGGGAAGTGGTGCTGCAGACGCATCATCCCGAGCACCCGCTGCTGCAAATCCTGCTGCAACAAGGCTATGACGCTTTTGCCCGCCAGACGCTGAAAGAAAGGCAGAGCGTTTTTCTGCCGCCGTATACCAGCCACATTCTGTTTCGCGCCGACGATCATGATAACCAGCAGGCCGCGCTGTTCCTGCAACAGTTGAAGAATCTTTTGGAAAGCAGCCCGCTACGGGATGAATCGCTCTGGCTGCTCGGCCCGGTGCCGGCACTACAGCCCAAACGGGCGGGACGTTTCCGCTGGCAGTTGCTGTTGCAGCATCCCTCCCGGGCTTTGCTGCAACGGTTGATAAGAACATCAATACCGTTAATCGGCACCCTGCCGCAGTCACGAAAAGTGAAGTGGGTGCTGGATGTCGACCCGACGGACAGTTAG
- the cytR gene encoding DNA-binding transcriptional regulator CytR yields MEQKKGITTATMKDVADKAGVSTATVSRALMNPEKVSAATRQKIEQAVIAVGYSPHSSARNLKRNESRTILTIVPDICDPFFSDIFRGIESTAAEHGYLVLIGDCAHQHQKEKTFVDLIITKQIDGMLLLGSNLPFDAGKEEQRNLPPMVMVNEFAPELELPTVHIDNLTAAFEAVHYLQQLGHQRIACIAGPEHVYLSQYRLQGYIQALRRSGITVDNQYIIRGAFTYETGANGLIALMKHPSPPSAIFCHSDIMAIGVLAQAKKMGLEIPRDISVVGFDDIVQAQYCSPPLTTVAQPRYQLGREAMQLLLEQLHGHMVHSGSRLLASELVIRESTAALNYSRNRL; encoded by the coding sequence TTGGAGCAGAAGAAAGGCATCACCACAGCAACGATGAAAGACGTGGCGGATAAGGCGGGCGTATCAACGGCCACAGTGTCCCGCGCGTTAATGAATCCGGAAAAAGTGTCCGCGGCCACACGACAAAAAATCGAACAGGCGGTCATTGCTGTAGGATACTCTCCCCACTCCTCGGCCCGAAATCTGAAACGTAATGAGTCACGGACCATCCTGACCATTGTTCCCGACATCTGCGATCCCTTCTTTTCCGATATTTTCAGGGGAATCGAATCGACCGCGGCTGAACATGGTTATCTGGTGCTGATCGGTGATTGCGCTCACCAGCATCAGAAAGAGAAAACGTTTGTCGATTTAATTATTACCAAACAAATCGACGGCATGCTGCTGCTTGGTTCAAACCTGCCGTTCGATGCAGGCAAAGAAGAGCAGCGTAACCTGCCGCCAATGGTTATGGTCAATGAGTTCGCCCCGGAACTGGAATTACCGACCGTACATATTGATAATCTGACGGCCGCGTTTGAAGCCGTGCACTATTTACAGCAGTTAGGCCACCAGCGTATCGCCTGTATCGCCGGGCCGGAGCACGTGTACCTGAGCCAATATCGCCTACAAGGTTATATTCAGGCATTGCGCCGCAGTGGAATAACCGTCGATAATCAATATATTATTCGGGGCGCGTTCACTTATGAAACCGGCGCGAACGGTCTGATTGCCCTGATGAAGCATCCTTCGCCCCCCAGCGCCATTTTTTGCCATAGCGACATCATGGCGATCGGCGTGCTTGCGCAGGCAAAAAAAATGGGGTTGGAGATACCGCGCGATATCTCGGTAGTCGGTTTTGATGATATCGTGCAGGCTCAGTATTGCTCTCCGCCCTTAACCACGGTGGCGCAACCACGCTATCAGCTTGGGCGAGAGGCGATGCAGTTGCTGCTAGAGCAACTACACGGACACATGGTACACAGCGGCTCTCGGCTGCTGGCCAGCGAGTTGGTCATACGCGAAAGCACTGCGGCGCTAAATTATTCACGAAACAGGCTTTAA
- the ftsN gene encoding cell division protein FtsN: MAQRDYVSRGRSNTRRKKTTSRRKSSSSGMSKTMMALAVAVLVTFAGGLYFIAHNKPADSPVLPHQNTGKSNGLPPKPEERWRYIKELENRQLGVVSPTEPSAGGGIQSPAQLTDEQRQLLEQMQSDMRRQPTQLSEVPYNDQTQVPRSQVTIKPPEQTRPITPPPAVRAPTAVAPTAPKQELPKQETVKQPEAAKTEKTQRWMVQCGSFKSAEPAESVRAQLAFAGIESRISSNGGWNRIMLGPYNNRAAADKMIQRLKEIGTSSCIPLASGG, encoded by the coding sequence GTGGCACAAAGAGACTATGTCAGCCGGGGGCGTTCCAATACGCGCCGGAAAAAGACAACCAGCCGGAGAAAAAGCAGTTCTTCAGGAATGTCCAAAACCATGATGGCGTTGGCTGTCGCTGTTTTGGTCACCTTTGCGGGCGGCTTATATTTTATCGCCCACAACAAACCGGCGGACTCACCTGTGTTGCCGCATCAAAATACGGGCAAAAGCAATGGATTGCCGCCTAAACCAGAAGAACGCTGGCGCTATATTAAAGAGCTGGAAAACCGTCAACTGGGCGTCGTTTCCCCCACTGAGCCTTCCGCCGGAGGCGGGATCCAATCGCCGGCGCAGTTGACCGATGAACAACGTCAGCTATTGGAACAGATGCAGTCTGATATGCGTCGCCAGCCGACGCAGCTCTCTGAAGTGCCCTACAACGATCAAACGCAGGTACCGCGCTCGCAGGTCACCATCAAGCCGCCGGAACAAACCCGGCCGATAACGCCGCCGCCGGCCGTTCGGGCGCCGACGGCCGTCGCTCCGACCGCGCCAAAGCAAGAATTACCGAAACAGGAAACGGTGAAACAGCCGGAAGCGGCAAAAACAGAAAAAACGCAGCGCTGGATGGTGCAGTGCGGCTCGTTCAAGAGCGCGGAGCCCGCCGAATCGGTCAGGGCGCAGTTGGCGTTTGCCGGTATTGAAAGCCGGATATCCTCCAACGGCGGATGGAACCGGATCATGCTGGGGCCCTATAATAACCGCGCCGCCGCCGACAAAATGATACAGCGTCTCAAGGAGATCGGTACTTCCAGTTGTATTCCGCTCGCCAGTGGGGGTTGA
- the hslV gene encoding ATP-dependent protease subunit HslV has protein sequence MTTIVSVRRNGHVVIGGDGQATLGNTVMKGNVRKVRRLYNDRVIAGFAGGTADAFTLFELFERKLELHQGHLVKAAVELAKDWRTDRMLRRLEALLAVADENASLIITGNGDVVQPENDLIAIGSGGPYAQAAARALLENTELSARDIVEKSLGIAGDICIYTNQFHTIEELASKA, from the coding sequence GTGACAACAATTGTAAGTGTACGCCGCAATGGTCATGTGGTCATCGGCGGTGATGGACAGGCGACGCTGGGAAATACAGTCATGAAGGGCAACGTGCGCAAAGTACGCCGCCTCTACAACGATCGCGTTATTGCAGGTTTTGCCGGCGGCACGGCGGATGCCTTTACCCTATTCGAGCTCTTTGAACGCAAGCTGGAATTGCATCAGGGCCATCTGGTGAAAGCCGCGGTAGAATTGGCGAAAGATTGGCGAACGGACCGTATGCTGCGTCGTCTCGAAGCGTTACTCGCCGTGGCGGATGAGAATGCGTCATTAATTATCACCGGTAACGGCGATGTCGTGCAGCCGGAAAATGATTTGATCGCGATCGGCTCCGGCGGCCCCTATGCGCAGGCTGCCGCTCGCGCTCTGCTGGAGAATACAGAACTAAGCGCGCGGGATATTGTCGAGAAATCGTTAGGTATTGCTGGCGATATCTGCATCTACACCAACCAGTTCCACACGATTGAAGAACTAGCCTCAAAGGCGTAA
- a CDS encoding 1,4-dihydroxy-2-naphthoate polyprenyltransferase — MTLLTHKSKTKAWLDSLRPKTLPLAFASIVTGSAIASWHSSFKPGIALLALLTAGLLQILSNLANDYGDAIKGSDTEERIGPLRGIQTGAITLAQLRNALIVTIALTIISGVCLVIVACEKPTDIIGFLILGLLAILAAITYTVGSKPYGYIGLGDISVLIFFGWLSVAGSYYLQTGHFDSIVMLPATACGLLATAVLNINNLRDIDNDRISGKNTLAVRLGAQRARCYHTMLLLLAPVCLGLFAIFYLHSLAGWLFILALPLLLKQAIYVLRETSAFSMRPMLEKTVKGALLTNILFAVGVILS; from the coding sequence ATGACTTTATTAACCCATAAAAGCAAAACCAAAGCCTGGCTGGACAGTTTGCGTCCTAAAACCTTGCCGTTAGCTTTCGCCTCCATCGTCACCGGCTCGGCGATAGCGAGCTGGCATAGCAGTTTTAAACCGGGCATCGCGCTGCTGGCTTTGCTTACGGCCGGGTTACTGCAGATTCTTTCCAATCTGGCGAATGACTATGGGGATGCGATAAAAGGCAGCGATACCGAAGAGCGTATCGGCCCGCTGCGTGGAATTCAGACGGGCGCGATCACCCTGGCGCAGTTAAGAAACGCGCTGATAGTCACCATTGCCCTAACCATTATTTCCGGCGTGTGCCTGGTGATCGTCGCCTGTGAAAAACCGACCGATATCATCGGGTTCCTGATTTTGGGTCTGCTGGCGATTCTGGCCGCCATTACCTATACCGTAGGCAGCAAACCTTACGGTTATATCGGTCTGGGCGATATCTCCGTGCTGATATTTTTCGGCTGGCTAAGCGTGGCCGGCTCCTATTACCTGCAAACCGGCCATTTCGACAGTATCGTCATGCTGCCGGCCACCGCCTGCGGCTTGCTGGCCACCGCCGTGTTGAACATTAATAACCTGCGCGATATCGACAACGATCGCATCAGCGGGAAAAACACGCTGGCGGTACGCCTCGGCGCGCAAAGGGCCCGCTGCTACCACACCATGCTGCTGTTATTGGCGCCGGTTTGCCTCGGCTTGTTCGCCATTTTCTATCTGCATAGTCTGGCGGGCTGGCTTTTTATCCTGGCCCTGCCTTTGCTGCTCAAACAGGCTATTTACGTTCTGCGTGAAACCAGCGCCTTTAGCATGCGTCCGATGCTGGAAAAAACCGTCAAGGGCGCTCTGCTGACCAATATTCTGTTTGCCGTGGGCGTCATACTGAGCTGA